In a genomic window of Thermodesulfobacteriota bacterium:
- a CDS encoding aldehyde dehydrogenase family protein produces MTAKIRKYGLFINGKETDSVSGKTYIRENPATEEPFAEIAEAQKEDVDNAVKAAGKAFESWSKVPVAERVRFVHRIAELLDKNKEAVALTNTLETGKPIRESRLVEVGGSVRTLEYYSGAATRLNGESMSVSENQLTVTLKEPLGVVAQIIPWNFPLLLSLWKIAPALVAGCTIVLKPAEYTPCGILEVARIASEAGLPDGVLNVVPGMGEVAGQSVVEHPGVAKVAFTGSTEVGKIVMKTAAETIKRISLELGGKAPCIVFEDADIESTIEATLRGGFFNQGENCTAVTRLLLHEDIYDKFLPPFIDRVKKIRQGDPRSEDTELGSLISKEHFDRVKSYFEKGINEGGQALHGGGRPDDLKKGYFFEPTVLADVEPDSTVACEEIFGPIVAVIPFKTEEEAVRLANDTVYGLAGGIWTRDIKKALRVAKAVKAGYLWVNTYGGIVPETPYGGFKQSGIGKELGTEGLDMYLETKAVNIYIGDKIPAWYKG; encoded by the coding sequence TTGACTGCCAAGATAAGGAAATACGGGCTTTTCATAAACGGAAAGGAGACTGATTCGGTCTCCGGGAAGACGTATATCAGAGAGAATCCCGCGACGGAAGAACCCTTTGCAGAGATAGCCGAGGCCCAGAAGGAGGACGTTGACAACGCGGTGAAAGCGGCGGGGAAGGCTTTCGAGTCGTGGTCGAAGGTCCCGGTCGCTGAGCGGGTAAGGTTCGTTCACAGAATTGCCGAGCTGCTCGACAAAAACAAGGAAGCGGTCGCCCTGACAAATACGCTCGAAACAGGAAAGCCGATACGGGAGAGCCGGCTCGTCGAGGTAGGGGGCTCCGTCAGGACGCTTGAATATTACTCGGGCGCGGCCACGAGACTCAACGGAGAGAGCATGTCGGTATCGGAAAACCAGCTCACCGTTACGCTTAAAGAGCCTCTGGGAGTCGTGGCGCAGATAATACCCTGGAATTTCCCGCTCCTCCTCTCGCTCTGGAAAATAGCGCCCGCGCTCGTAGCCGGGTGTACGATAGTGCTGAAGCCGGCAGAGTATACCCCCTGCGGCATACTGGAGGTGGCCAGGATCGCCTCCGAGGCGGGACTGCCCGACGGCGTGCTGAACGTCGTGCCGGGTATGGGAGAGGTAGCGGGTCAGTCCGTTGTGGAGCACCCGGGAGTGGCGAAGGTGGCGTTCACCGGATCGACCGAAGTCGGAAAGATAGTGATGAAGACGGCGGCAGAGACCATCAAGCGTATCTCCCTCGAGCTCGGGGGCAAAGCGCCATGTATCGTATTCGAGGACGCTGATATCGAGAGCACGATCGAGGCCACCCTGAGGGGAGGCTTCTTCAACCAGGGCGAGAACTGCACCGCCGTAACGAGGCTCCTCCTGCATGAGGACATATACGATAAATTCCTCCCGCCGTTTATAGACAGGGTAAAGAAGATAAGACAGGGTGACCCGAGGAGCGAGGACACGGAGCTGGGCTCGCTCATATCGAAAGAGCACTTCGACAGGGTCAAGTCTTATTTCGAGAAAGGGATAAACGAAGGAGGGCAGGCGCTCCACGGCGGAGGCAGGCCCGATGATTTAAAAAAGGGGTACTTCTTCGAGCCGACGGTGCTTGCCGACGTCGAGCCCGATTCGACGGTCGCGTGCGAGGAGATTTTCGGCCCCATCGTTGCAGTCATACCGTTCAAGACAGAGGAAGAGGCCGTAAGGTTAGCGAACGACACCGTTTACGGGCTCGCCGGGGGGATATGGACGAGGGACATAAAGAAGGCCCTCAGGGTAGCAAAGGCCGTGAAGGCAGGGTATCTGTGGGTGAATACATACGGCGGCATAGTGCCGGAAACCCCTTACGGGGGATTCAAGCAGAGCGGCATAGGGAAGGAGCTCGGCACGGAAGGGCTAGACATGTACCTCGAAACGAAAGCGGTGAACATCTACATAGGCGATAAGATACCGGCATGGTACAAGGGATAA
- a CDS encoding glutamate synthase subunit beta: MGDPTGFMEHDRELEPDRSPEERIRDWKEFHKHLPESKLRVQGSRCMDCGIPFCQTGSIINGLTAGCPVNNLIPEWNDLIYKGLWKEALERLHKTNNFPEFTGRICPAPCEGSCVLGINETPVTIKTIECTIIDKGFEEGWVVPEIPETRTGKKVAVIGSGPAGLACAAQLNKAGHWVTVYERDDRVGGLLMYGIPNPHLDKRVVERRVKLLAEEGVKFVTNTEVGRDYPAEKLLKEYDAVVICTGATKPRDLPVEGRELKGIHFAMEFLKANTKSLLDSGLKDKKYISAKDKDVIVLGGGDTGTDCVATSMRHGCRSLLQFEILPKPPFERAPDNPWPQWPKVYTISYGQEEAMAVFGEDPRRYQVLTTRFAGDKKGNVKELHTIQIEWHMGDNGRTSFREIPGTEKVWPAQLVFLALGFLGPEDLLLDQLKIARDDRSNAKAEYGKYQTSIEGVFAAGDARRGQSLVVWAINEGRQAARECDRYLMGSTNLP; this comes from the coding sequence ATGGGTGACCCTACTGGTTTTATGGAGCATGACAGAGAGCTTGAGCCCGACCGTTCGCCCGAAGAACGCATACGGGACTGGAAGGAGTTCCATAAACACCTTCCGGAGTCGAAGCTCAGGGTCCAGGGGTCGAGATGCATGGACTGCGGAATACCTTTCTGCCAGACGGGGTCTATCATAAACGGATTGACCGCGGGCTGCCCGGTAAATAACCTCATACCCGAGTGGAACGATCTCATATACAAGGGGTTGTGGAAAGAGGCGCTCGAGCGTCTCCATAAGACGAACAATTTCCCGGAATTCACGGGCAGGATATGCCCCGCGCCGTGCGAGGGCTCGTGCGTCCTCGGTATCAACGAAACCCCCGTTACGATAAAGACGATAGAATGCACGATAATAGACAAGGGGTTCGAAGAGGGATGGGTCGTCCCGGAGATACCGGAAACGAGGACAGGGAAAAAAGTCGCTGTCATAGGGTCAGGGCCCGCGGGACTCGCCTGCGCAGCCCAGCTCAACAAGGCGGGACACTGGGTAACGGTATACGAGCGTGACGACAGGGTAGGAGGGCTCCTCATGTACGGCATACCCAACCCTCACCTGGACAAGCGCGTCGTCGAGAGGAGGGTCAAGCTTCTCGCCGAAGAGGGCGTGAAGTTCGTTACGAATACGGAGGTAGGCAGGGACTATCCGGCGGAAAAGCTCCTGAAGGAATACGACGCCGTCGTTATATGCACAGGCGCCACGAAGCCCCGCGACCTGCCTGTCGAGGGCAGGGAGCTCAAGGGCATTCATTTCGCCATGGAGTTCTTGAAGGCCAATACGAAGAGCCTCCTCGACAGCGGTCTCAAGGACAAGAAATACATATCGGCTAAGGACAAGGACGTCATAGTTCTCGGCGGGGGCGATACGGGCACCGACTGCGTCGCCACCTCGATGCGCCACGGATGCAGGAGCCTTCTTCAGTTCGAGATACTGCCGAAACCGCCTTTCGAACGCGCCCCTGACAACCCCTGGCCCCAGTGGCCGAAGGTCTATACGATAAGCTACGGCCAGGAAGAAGCGATGGCCGTATTCGGAGAAGACCCAAGGAGGTACCAGGTGCTGACGACGAGGTTCGCAGGGGATAAGAAGGGCAACGTGAAGGAGCTCCACACCATACAGATAGAATGGCATATGGGCGACAACGGCCGCACATCCTTCAGGGAGATACCGGGCACGGAAAAGGTATGGCCTGCGCAGCTCGTGTTCCTGGCGCTCGGATTCCTAGGGCCCGAAGACCTGCTCCTCGATCAGCTGAAAATTGCACGGGACGACCGCTCGAATGCGAAGGCGGAATATGGAAAGTATCAGACCAGCATCGAGGGGGTATTCGCCGCGGGGGACGCGAGACGGGGGCAGAGCCTCGTCGTCTGGGCGATAAACGAAGGGCGCCAGGCCGCGCGCGAGTGCGACAGGTACCTGATGGGTTCGACGAATCTCCCCTAG